A stretch of DNA from Chionomys nivalis chromosome 22, mChiNiv1.1, whole genome shotgun sequence:
GTTCACCTGAGAAACAGTTGTTATGAAAGCATCAGATTGACTCCTCTGTCCTTTTGGTGTCCTCTCTCACTGTATAATCACTCTCACTGGTGACCTGTTTCTTTTCTACTCATCATCTCCCCAGTCTGAAATGTTTTTATAGCACCAGATCCAGGTTTCCACACTCCCATTTCCTCTAATGTCTCTGTCCTTTGAGATCCGCACTGAAGTTTGGACCAGTGACTCAAGGATGGCCACTTGGGAAGGGCTGTATCCCTAAATGCTAGGAAGCTGAGGATGAGTCAAAAGCAAATGGAGCCAAAGGCTGAAATTAAAGAGACACATCATCAGACTACACAGGTTCTTACAATCTTCTTCTAGCCATGGAGAATTCAAGATATATTCAGAGACTTTTAAATGCCTGAAAATATTTCCCTAGGGAGTTTCTGCTAGCTGACCTTCCCCTTCTACCTCCATGGACCATGCATCCACAAGATGGCATATTCTTTTTAGGTTTTtggaaattaaaattacatttctccctttccttttctctctccaaacttTCCCATCTATCCCTCCCTGCTCTTCTTCAAATTCTTGTTCTCTGTTTTCATAATTTgttgttttatatacatatatatttctaaacataaCCTGTTACGTACATATAATGTTGCTTGTGTGCTTGCTCTCAGtactgaccatttggcactgggaAACCAATTGGTGTTCTTTTTGCATACTCTTCTTAAGGGCATCAGTTTGGTGCAGGGTTTCCCACTTCCCAAGGCATTACCCCAAGAGCCTTCATTTGAGCTCctggttatttttttcctttcattaccACATTGTTACTATATACAGTACCACAATTCCTTTTATTCTTTAGCCTCCATGAACCTTTCTGCAGGAACAAGCCCAATTTCTTATCTTTGGCTCTCTACATTTAAAGTCCTAGAGCAGGTTCTGTTTCCCAGATTGGGTTCTGACTGAAACAGAACACTCAGGGATTTGGGCAAATGGCACCTTTACAATGCTGTTTTGTGATGAGCATCCCAAGGAAGAGACATTTTGACTGAAGTGTTAATGGAAGGGACTTGGGAAGTGACAGTCACCGAACCTGATTTTGGATAAGAGTGATTCTCAATTCATTTTTATACTGTCTTCCAAGGTCACATAGGAGCACATTCCTCAAATGCCAGAAAGagaaccaggcagaaagtaaaaaaaagtttGACTAGGGAGACTATTGAGATCCCAGGGCAAAATTTTAAAGGTCCGGATTCCAGGAGCCAACCCAGTCTTTTGTGTTTCTTGAATTTGCAGCCTAACCCCAAAGTGACCAGTGAGGTCAGCTGAGCTCTGGGAAAACCCTACAGTCACTACCTTTGAGAAATCTAAGGTTTGTCGTGACCTCTGTTTCCTGGTGACTGACCTATGAGGCTGGGCTCCTCATGTTTCTAAAGGAGCTCAGACAAGTCACACTCATGATTATTCTATGATTTCTTCACCTGAGACTCCCAGAAGCAAGGTTCTGGTAGGAGAAACTGGGTGTCTTCCATGCTGCCACACCCCATAAAAGAGTCTGGAGCCTCCTGCACTCACCTAGATAAATGACACAGACTCCGTCAAAGCTCATCACGGCACCTGGGAGCTGTCCCAGCTGTGACTTGGTCTCCTGGACTTTCCATAAAGCATCTTCTTGGCAGGTACAGTCCATACCTACAAAACTTTAGACTTTAGGCTTTCTGTACCTTAGGGCTTagtgaatgggaaaaaaatctagcCATGACTCTGGGCCCTATTCTATGTGTGAACCTCTGTCTTTCACTTCTGAATTGCTGGGATTCTGGCCAAACCGCCCAACATGAAGCCCTCCCTTGCCTTAGGCAGAAAGAGATGGCAGTGAAGGGGAAAGGCCTTTGGGGGAAAGATGTACAAGGAACTGGGCACTGGGGAAATATTTAAGGCCAAATGTTATTTATGGCCTTGAGATCTGTAGGGAGATAATGTTATTGAGATTTGGGGGTAGAGGAGAATTCCACTGGCTCTTCTGTCTCCAGTGCCTTGAGGTTTGGTTCCAGGAGGTGGCTTAGCTCTTCTAACTAGAGTATTGTGTCTGGTTATTCACTCCGGTTCTATCCTGAATGAGAGCCCGGGGATTCAGGTTTTTGAAAAATCTTGGAAATGTCTCCTGAAGCTTATCTTTCCTCCTgatgtctcttcctccctcaggTACCAGGACAAGCTTACTATGGCAAACAATCAAGGAAATGACATATTTGGAGGTGATGTTGGGAATGGGACACTAGAGCGCTGGAGAATTTGCATCCTCATATATGTCCTCTGGGCACCCGAGAATTCCATCCTATCCCTCAGATATGGCTCTTGGCACATAGCAAGGTGCCCATATGCCACTAGGCCTTTATTTTCTGCAGGGTGGAGACCACTACTTAGCCACTGCTCTAGCTATGGCTCACAGTATCAGGTCAAGCAGCTGGGTCTCAACACATAGGAAGTGTAGAATTACTTGTCACTTTGTCTTAATTGTTTGTCCTCTTAGAACAGTAATCCTTAGTGGCCTTTGCTTACCATGGATTTACTGCAAAGGAAGTCCAGGTTGATGGGTTACATGAATGTTGCCAGTTTAGGAATGTAAACCCCTGGATGCAAACCTTCATTACAGAAAGAGCCCTGGGTTTACTTCATCTTCCTCCTATTTTTGAGACTTAATCTTCATGCCTATCATTTGTTTTCATTCCAACAGCCAGAAGTACTCCTCAGTCTGGGAGGGTTTCTGACCTGGAGCAGCAGGTGTGGATCTTTCGTGGTCAGGGCCTTGTGGTGGTTCCATGGAGCAGCAACATAGCCCCAGGTCAGTGGTCACCTGCCACTGCTTTGCTCCTTACATAGCCTCTGTTAAAGAAAGTGTCAGTACCCTATCACAGTTAACAGTAGTCAGAAGAGAGCTTCTTGAGTGTTTGACCATACATAAATGCTAAATACATAAGATGAAGGATATACCAACTCGCTGGTTTCCTCATTGATGTATGGCATAGACGTGCATTAAACCAATACTTTGTGTACCTCTAAAATATGTCTAATTATGTATCAAAACCGAACTTAACTTTCCATGGGGCTTACCTGGAAGGGGCAGAATTTTACTCCTGCCTTGAAAGAGAAATCAGGGAGAGGTTTGTACCAGACTAGAGTAACACAGTCACCAACAGATCTGTCCTATGGAAGGGGAAGATGTATGTCTATATACATGAAGGCATCCTAAAAGGATGAAATGAGCTGGAAACACAGAAAGGTAAATTTCAACATCCCATTAGGCTAATGGTCACAGCTCTCCAAGGGTCAGATACGGCGTAGGGTAAGAGCTGCGGCTTCCAGGTGTTTAAGCACAGGTGTGAACATCTCAATCCTACCAtctgcttaactctgtgaaggcCCCAATTACTAGGACAGGGCTTGCCTGTCAGTAcagatgggtgagtgggtggatgacCACTTGGTTAGTCTGGGTAGCAGGGGTTACTCTCGTCAAGCATCCTCTGGCCTCGCTTGACAAACGCTGCTCTGCTAAATCAGAACAATTAGAGCACTTTGTCTTCCCGGCCTCAGAAGGAAATCATTATCTTCTTTCCCTTACAGTCACCATCACGGTCCTCCCATGCAAGTATCCAGAGTCTCTGGAGCAAGGCAAAGGGATTCCCATCTACATGGGAATCCAGAATCCAGACAAATGCCTGTTTTGTGAGGAAGTTGATGGACAGCCCACTTTGCAGCTCAAGGTCGGTGACCCAGAAAAataacataaagataaaaaagccTGCAGttcttttcttataattttcatttttaagttagTACAGAAAGCAGTAGGTTGCGTGTTTTAGTGGATCCTCAACATCCCAGCTCCCTCCTTTAACCTCACCTCTAACTCTCCACCagcttcctttctgttgttgcatgtcacacacaccctttttccttcccccactttgtcgcctctccccctccctgcctgttttcctttctggtgttTAAGAAAAACTCGTGTATCTTGACATGGTTTATTTGGCAGGATATCAAATTTCAGAATTaacaaagaattttcttttcctgagcATGTTTGGGTTTAGCCCCTTTAAAAATACGGGCATATCCTGTAGAAGCCTACCGTCATTGTCAGCTGTGGGAAGACTAAGCCCTGCCTTGACTTACCAGAAGCAGTGGGCTATAGCTTGGTattttaagccaaataaactctctctccccTGGAGCAACATAAAAAACAGACATGTAAGAGACTTCAATTTATCTGCCCTTCTTTAGTTGAGGATTTTagtctttcttaaattttaagatGTCCTCTGTCATTGTGCCTTCACGTGTGTCCTTTCCCTAACTCTCCTGGATTTCTCTGTTAAGAATTCCCAGTCACCAGTCAGAGGCCTCGCCTTAGTACTGTCTACTATCTTATGTAATTGCCATGCTTTCTGTCATCccactgtttatttatttacccatTGGCCTTGCCTTCTAGAACTTCtcagccagtttataattatgCTTTTGTCTTGGTTTGCCTGCTAAATGAGCCTTCCTTAACCTTTTCTAAAAGCTTCATCTTTGCTCTTCCAATTCCTAAGCTGTCAAGTTGGTTGTAttcattatatacacacatagaaatatatatacataaatataatttcatttatatgtatgCTCCATAAACCTCACTTTAATTAGGTTAATTCAACTCAATACAATTTAACGTAGCAAAATGTGCAGGAACTTAATTATATCACATGACTACATGGGATATCTTTAAACAGAATGACAAAGGGCTCTGAGCTTGTACAGCCTAAATTATAGAAGAAGAgacatacaaatgataaatataaTAGTATACTGGTCACATATCctaggaaaaacaaagcaaaacaaatgagttccaccaaaaagcaaagcaaaacaaaatcagacCAGGGCTGAGCCTGGGAGTAGCAGAAACAGGAGTGGAGTCAGGCCCCAGTGTAAATTATTTGGTAGGTGTCATTGTGTAGGAGGAATTCTTGGGgtgagcaggaggcagggaagtCAGCAGGTGAGGCTGGGTCCCGGGCTAGTGTAGACAGGTGTATAGCAGTGAACTGAGACCAGACCTCTGCCAGGACCTGGCCTCCCACCCAAGTGAAAGGAGAAGCCTGGGATGCCTTGAGCAGGGTGACCCAAAATAACTGAGATCTAAAGTGCATCACTCTGACAGCAGGTTGATCAGAgatgggggaagaggggaaggccTCGGGAGGCTTTATGGGGAGTTAGGTGGGAGTCGATGGCTCTGGGATGGTATGGCGTGGGTGCAGGTAGATTCTGAAAACACTCTAAGTATCGACAACAAGATTGTGGACAGAGTAAATGTGATTGCGATCTGAGCTCTGTCTGCCTTTTTCTAGGTCTCTCTTCTGTTGGATTTTTGACCTAGGTCATTGATAACGTATGGATTTTAGGGGATCTTAATGAGATAGCGTTGGGGTTAAATCTTGCTTACACAGACTGAGTTTAAAGAGATAAACCAGATGGCAAATATTGGCAGCTATCGCGAGGGGTTTTCTGTAAAGTAAGAATTGACAGAGGTGTTGGGTCATTAGAATACAGATATGTGACACGTGACATTGGTTTGGCTAACAATGGATTTCATGCAAAGTGGTCTCCTGAGATGATGTCATCCAGAGACATTGTCACTGCTTTGGGTGTGTAAGCAGTGTTGCAGCGTTGACACAATGGTGAAATCATCAACGATTACTCTCAGCGTGTGTCTGTCATTCAGTGCCGTGCCTATGTTTTTGAAGATGAAAGCAAATATACAGATAAAAACGAATgagcagagaaagcaaaagtGGGTGCTGCTGAGAGAGCGGGAAGGCCAGCTAGAAGAATGTCCATGGATGAGGgagtggagagaagccatgtctaGTCATTTTCAGGTAGGGAGGACAAGTATGGATGAGATGTGTCCGGTCAGTAGGTGGTTAGGAGACCTCATCCAGGCTTCCTCAGGGAGTTGGAAACTGGAAGTGAAGATGACGGAAGTGGGGTGGGAGGCTAGAAATACAAAGGCCTCGCTGTTTGACAGTCAGCCAATCTCTGCTGAGTCAAATGTCAGGATAGTCTGGGAAAGTCTGAGAAGCATTCGTGGTTGGTGGGTAGAAATGCTAAAGGCAGAGGGTGTTTGCTAGTGAAGGAGAAAACACAGAACAAGGATACTGAGAGGCAGGGAGACTTGACGCATGTTCatctgcctcccttccttccccttccctttctgcatctttctttttctttgtggagAGGGGGCATTATTGGAGACTTAACCGAGGGCCTTGCACTTGCTAGACATGCTCTAACACTGAACTAAATTCCTATCCCCTGAAATGTCTTTTCTTGTTCTGTtgtaagagaggcttccttgAACTCGGGAATAGATATTGGTTTTGCAAAAATAACTTTGCCTTTCAGAAGCAGCTTCTATTTTGCTCATGTgtattctctctcacacacaggaggAGGAGATTTTGGATTTGTACAACCATCCTGAGCCCAAGAAGCCCTTCCTGTTTTACCATACCCGGACGGGCAGAACGTCCACCTTTGAGTCAGTGGCTTTCCCTGGCAGCTTCATTGCATCCTCCAAGAGTGGCGAGCCCATCTTCCTCACATCAGAACAGGGGAAATACTACAACATTAACTTCAATTTAGATAtagggccttgaactcagcacAGAGGGAGAGGGTTGCCTGGAAGTCTTtgtcttaaaacttttatttgaTCTGTGGTGTTTTCACACTGAGAGGTGAGCAGGACCAGCATTATCTCACTTCATAGACGAAGGAGCAATAAAGCAAGATGTGTACTCCAAAATAGGTGGTATGGGAGCCATGTAAGGCTGTCCTCCAAGGCTGCAGTGGTCCAAGCCCCCAAGGCATCATGCCTGAGAGATGGGGTGCTGTCCCTAAAGCATGCTGTAGAAAACCTGGAATGGCCTGTGAGTGGTGACATCCTTGTGTCCAAGCCATCGACCTAATTCATACCAGGTTTTACACACTTGTAGTATCAAATCCTTGTATTTGAGTATCAGAGGCTTCACAGTAACATTCCCTGTGACAGCCAATTGCTTTGATCCTTTAGCGGCCGACTGGTTTGTGGAGCTGGACACACCAGCAAAGGGATTAGATTCCTGGGTGAATGAGTAGTCTTAAAAACATGTTTAGGGCTTTGCCAACTATGTTGGGGTACAGTGGTTGCTCCACGAAGAGCAAGGATGCTGCCTGGTGACTCATAAACAGTTAGAACAAGTAACTCGGCTTGGGCAACCCTTTCCCGGATCATCCCGGTAGAGATGAGCACCGAGAACAATGTGTGTGAGTAATAGGTCATGTCAATAAAACATTAACTCTTATTACTTTAGACTTCCATAAGTGTTTTAATATTCCTTCCATTACAATGCACATCTGTGGTTAAAGCATTGATATCCCACCCTAGCTAGTCCTGCCTCCTTAAGGTGCTTCCTCTTCTTCAGTTCTTTTCTCCCCCTTCAGCTTGCTTCTGTGCACAGAGATACACATGGGAGTAAGCGCTGAGTCATGGGGAGTTGTACCTTCTAACAGTGAGACTAGGAGAGCCTGTTACACAGTGGCCCAGGATGATCTTTTTGCCTGTTTTTAGGATTTGGataatttactttattatttttaaatgtgtgtgtgtgtgtgtgtgtgtgtgtgtgtgtgtgtctgtattcatGAATGCAGGTACTATTGGAGGCCGGATGAGGCTGTTGAATTCCCTCGAACTGGGCATTGCAGGAGGTTGTAAGATGTCTGATATGGATACTGGGGAcctaactcaggtcttctgcaagagctatgcacactctcaaccactgatccatctctccagtccatggataaaattttttttttgttttttttttggggggggggttcgagacagggtttctctatggttttggagcctgtcctggaactagctcttgtagatcaggctggtctcgaactcacagagattcgcctacctctgcctcccaagtgctgggattaaaggcgtgcgccaccaccgcccagccccatgGATAAATGTTTTAATGGCATCATTTTctcctgcatttttattttatgaataaggACAGGAAGAAATGTGGAGTGggtaagaaatacagagaacAGCACTAACATTGAGTACTATAACTGAAAATAATGACATTCTTGATTTGGGGACTTCAAATTTCTGTCTGCTGAAATTAAGTAATTATGAAACACAATGTAAGAAGCTGGAGTGTTATCTGAAGGGTGAGAATCCTTTCACCGACAGCCCAAAGGAATAAGGATCAGGAACAAGACGAGGTGGGGAGGGTGGCACTCTGGATGAGAGAGCACCAAGCAAAGCGACAGGGCTCTTAGAGAGTGTGACAACTCCTGGTgccacctctgccacctccagAAGAGGAGGGTACCGTACCCCTGATGGGCCAGGCATTGCAGTGCCAGATCTGAGAATGTGGTGTCTCAATGTGGAAGACAACCAGGAGGGTGGCAGAGGTGTTCCTCCGTAACCTGTACCAAGAGCAAACAGGGCTCCCGTGGACAAGGCTGGAAGCCCAGGATAATAAACTGCTTTCCTATCCCAGTCCACCctccataaaagaaaagaaaccaatagAAATAACCCTGAACAATATTGAAATGGTCCACATGAGATGGCTAGTGACAACTACACTGATCAAGTCAATTACaagttttgagttctttattaaTAGCCAAACTAAGAATGGACTCACATCTTCGGAAAGTCTCTTAGTGCCCAAGTTCAAGGGTACggcattttaaaagataaaaccatAATTATAACAGTGCTAGGGGGCTGTGTTACATTAGTCTGGGAGGTTTGGGAGTTGCCTAGTAACATCTACTTTCTTTACAAGGCTCAGCAATATCTTCCAGACACTACACAGTGTGGTTGGACCATGGTCAAGGTCATGGAGTGCCCCAGAAGTTTTGTCTATGAGAATGTGGCTGTTGGTAGAAGGCTGAGACGTGATCAGGCAGGCACAAAATAATATTGGGGTAGGATGGTATTACCTTAGTTATTTCATGATGTTATGATGTATGTGACAAAATTTCTCCTAGGGAGACACAACACACATTTCTACTTACACAAAAGAGGGATCCCATGACATGACAGACCAAATTAAAGATACCACCAAAGACCAGCTTGGTAAATCAATGATTTTTATTAGGGTTACATACAGGAATATAGGtaaagggttacttacaggagcagaactcAAAGACAACTGCTTTAGGGTTACATACAGGAATacaggtgaggggttacttacagaagcagaacTCAAAGACAACTGCATCACCAaaacccaccccagcatgggtggcaATACACAAAGGCTAGGaagcctggagcacactgcacagcctgcagactACTCAACAGGCTGAAGCATGTCCTTGCCAGGTGCCTCAGTTGATCTAAGTCTCTTCCAGCCAGCTCTGCGGGTTTCTGTTCTTTCAGGCAGATGGTCTGGTCTCAATCTTCTCTGCACTTTAGGTACTCTGAGG
This window harbors:
- the LOC130864341 gene encoding interleukin-36 gamma-like, which translates into the protein MQQKPGTSNQTNDSAMNTYKQLSEITKDIVRAQRKKAERSHSSDEKLRHHGSQWETRSTPQSGRVSDLEQQVWIFRGQGLVVVPWSSNIAPVTITVLPCKYPESLEQGKGIPIYMGIQNPDKCLFCEEVDGQPTLQLKEEEILDLYNHPEPKKPFLFYHTRTGRTSTFESVAFPGSFIASSKSGEPIFLTSEQGKYYNINFNLDIGP